The Mustela lutreola isolate mMusLut2 chromosome 3, mMusLut2.pri, whole genome shotgun sequence genome includes a region encoding these proteins:
- the XKR9 gene encoding XK-related protein 9 — protein sequence MKYTKLHFMLSVLGIIIYITDLIVDIWVSVRFFYEGRNVFGILTVTFMLFGTLVVQCFSYSWFKADLKKAGQESQHCFLLLHCLQGGVFTRYWFALKKGYHVAFKNISKTDNFIEEQIDPHKEVIDRMTDLSMLRLFETYLEGCPQFVLQLYIFLEHGQANFSQYAAIMVSCCAISWSTLDYQVALRKSLSDKNLLKGSCPKLTYLFYKLFTLLSWMLSIVLLLFLNVKIALFLLLFLWFLGLLWAFKKQTQFCASVSMEFLYRVVVGFILIFTFFNIKGQNTRCPMFCYYIVRVLATVGILVVFWVSPVSVFNSDYFMPISITIVLSLVLGIIFLIVYYGTLHPNRKEETKPDEIDGKTSQEDCRMKYFIMD from the exons ATGAAATACACTAAATTGCACTTTATGTTGTCAGTTCTTGGCATTATAATCTATATAACTGATTTAATTGTGGACATTTGGGTATCTGTCAGGTTTTTCTATGAAGGACGAAATGTTTTTGGTATTTTAACAGTAACCTTTATGCTCTTTGGAACACTTGTGGTGCAGTGTTTTAGTTACTCTTGGTTCAAGGCTGATTTAAAGAAAGCAGGCCAAGAAAGTCAGCACTGTTTTCTTCTACTTCATTGCTTGCAAGGAGGAGTTTTTACAAG GTATTGGTTTGCCTTGAAAAAGGGTTATCACGTGGCTTTCAAAAATATCAGCAAAACTGATAACTTTATAGAAGAACAAATTGATCCACATAAAGAGGTTATAGATAGAATGACTGATTTGAGCATGCTCAGACTATTTGAGACCTACCTGGAAGGCTGCCCACAATTTGTTTTGCAGCTCTACATCTTTCTGGAACATGGTCAAGCAAATTTCAGTCAGT atGCAGCCATTATGGTCTCTTGCTGTGCTATTTCTTGGTCAACTCTTGATTATCAAGTAGCTTTAAGAAAATCCTTGTCTGATAAAAATCTTCTTAAAGGATCCTGTCCCAAATTGACTTACCTCTTTTACAAGTTATTTACATTATTATCTTGGATGCTGAGTATTGTActtcttttattcttaaatgttAAGATTGCATTATTTCTATtgttatttctttggtttttaggGTTATTGTGggcatttaaaaagcaaactcaGTTTTGTGCTTCTGTAAGTATGGAATTTTTATATAGAGTTGTTGTTggattcattcttatttttactttttttaatattaagggACAGAATACCAGATGTCCAATGTTTTGCTACTATATTGTAAGGGTACTGGCCACAGTGGGGATATTGGTTGTGTTCTGGGTTTCCCCAGTCTCTGTTTTTAATTCAGACTATTTTATGCCTATCAGTATCACTATAGTTCTTAGTCTTGTCcttggaattatttttcttattgtttattaTGGGACTTTGCAcccaaacagaaaagaagaaacaaaacctgaTGAAATTGATGGAAAAACGTCTCAAGAAGATTGTAGAATGAAGTATTTTATAATGGACTAG